The following is a genomic window from Raphanus sativus cultivar WK10039 unplaced genomic scaffold, ASM80110v3 Scaffold0545, whole genome shotgun sequence.
ctgtGTGTGGGTGAATTTTAGATGGCTGGAGTTGTGCGATTATCAGCGTCGTCGTTTCAGGCCCTTGGCGTCTCTTCTTCGTCCTTCACCTCCTTTGCAGCCACTCTCAGTTCTCCTTACTTATCTCCGACTCCGAATCTGAATTCCGACAAGAGATTGCGTCCGCTCTCATCTTCTCCCTCGTGCTCGTCTTCTCATTACCCATCTTCTGGTCTCGGAAGCCATATCCCCCTGAGAGGACACAAGAGCAAGTTGGTTCGTGTCAAGGTGAAAACTTTCTTGTCTTTTTAGCACACTCTGTCTGTTATTCGAATACCCTTTTTGGAAATTGATTGGTTCCTGCGCTGATTAGGAGCTAAGTTATGTTCTTCAGTCTCATACCATTTCAGATGATTAGAAAAAAGTGTAAAGTTTCAGTTTTTGATTAGAAAGGTTGATGCTTTGGATTAGTTCAAATGAAAAAGGTTAATGCTTTCTACCGTAGTttgagtgtgtgtgtgtttgtggtTTAGGTAGATGAGAGTGTGGCCGAGACAGAGCCACCGAAATGGTGGGAGAGGAATGCTGGAGCAAACATGGTGGACATTCATTCTACCGAGGAGTTCTTGAAGGCTTTAAGCGAAGCTGGTGAAAGACTAGTCATTGTAGAGTTTTATGGAACTTGGTGTGCTTCTTGCAGAGCATTGTTCCCAAAGGTTTAGCTCCAAGTTACCTTCATTTCTCTTTCGTGATTCTGAGACTGATAGTTAGATGTTCTGTGTcttgttaataatattttcagcTTTGCAAAACGGCGGTGGAAAATCCCAATATATTGTTCCTCAAAATCAACTTTGATGAGAATAAACCAATGTGCAAGAGTTTGAACGTGAAAGTGCTTCCTTACTTCCACTTTTACCGTGGAGCTGATGGCCAGCTCGAGTCCTTCTCATGTTCTCTTGCTAAGGTAAAGAAGCCTGCTCATACAGTTTCCCTTCAAACTTATAGAATTGTCTCTTGTTTTGATAAGATCTATCGTATATTAGAAGTCTGTAGCTTGACATTGATACTATTTTGGCATTCTAGAATCAAACCCTTTGCTGATTAAGTTGATCAGAACCTCTTGAACGCATTTGGTGTGTCTCTCAGAACTAGTTGACATTCGCTTAtatgagtttcttcttctttcagttTCAGAAGATAAAAGATGGCATCAGACTGCACAACACCGATCGCTGCAGCATTGGTCCAGCCAAGGGACCTGAAGGGTTTACATTGGAATCTTTATCCGTGCAGACGAATTCAGCCAAACCAGCTGGATCAAGTTGAAGTGCCACACTTGTAGATTTGTTACTGCAATCATCTTTGGTTGCTCAAAGCAAACACTAAGCTTAACTTTCTGTATATCTGtcgttttcttttcttttttggtatAAAAGAATTAACTCCTGAAAcatgttattattattcttaTAGGCAAATTGTCTCAATTG
Proteins encoded in this region:
- the LOC130502413 gene encoding thioredoxin-like 2-2, chloroplastic; its protein translation is MAGVVRLSASSFQALGVSSSSFTSFAATLSSPYLSPTPNLNSDKRLRPLSSSPSCSSSHYPSSGLGSHIPLRGHKSKLVRVKVDESVAETEPPKWWERNAGANMVDIHSTEEFLKALSEAGERLVIVEFYGTWCASCRALFPKLCKTAVENPNILFLKINFDENKPMCKSLNVKVLPYFHFYRGADGQLESFSCSLAKFQKIKDGIRLHNTDRCSIGPAKGPEGFTLESLSVQTNSAKPAGSS